The Lactuca sativa cultivar Salinas chromosome 2, Lsat_Salinas_v11, whole genome shotgun sequence genome includes a window with the following:
- the LOC111889944 gene encoding uncharacterized protein LOC111889944, producing MDIDPPVPPSSAPKKPKFTPKAPSRRKSGRLLPKNDDDVEADPELLRKLHERHGTRKPKLEKNSSGNVTTSHGAGSSSSSTTPLRTIDGSSKISSDFRDNVHKNSTIGKQDGDVDDMLIDDKFKSSSKTKKKYRERWDPHSYYPITLPWRPLGSGDPEILNEQEFGEEKQYDENKINSASELGLLEKNDDEKKMILFKFPQKLPLDNKQSKRVPISTKGKEKEDASNKFVYGGLNELPNGHIGKMLVYKSGAIKLKLGDIIFDVSSGVLDECAQDVALMNVRSKDCCVVGQVDKQAVIVPDLDSILDNIAKQ from the exons ATGGACATAGACCCCCCAGTACCACCATCCTCAGCTCCCAAGAAG CCGAAATTCACCCCCAAAGCACCGTCTCGCAGGAAAAGCGGTCGCCTTTTGCCTAAAAA TGACGATGATGTTGAAGCCGATCCAGAATTACTCCGCAAACTCCAT GAACGCCATGGCACACGAAAGCCTAAACTCGAAAAAAATT CTTCAGGCAATGTTACAACATCACATGGAGctggatcatcatcatcatcaacaacccCATTGAGAACGATAGACGGGAGCAGTAAAATCAGCTCGGATTTTAGAGATAATGTTCATAAAAACAGCACAATTGGTAAACAAGATGGAGATGTTGATGATATGTTGATAGATGATAAATTTAAATCCTCAAGCAAGACCAAAAAGAAGTATAGAGAACGATGG GATCCCCATTCATACTATCCTATCACTCTTCCTTGGAGACCCCTTGGCTCTGGAGATCCAG agATTCTTAATGAACAAGAATTTGGAGAAGAAAAGCaatatgatgaaaacaaaatcaaCTCCGCCTCTGAACTTGGACTGTTG GAGAAAAATGACGATGAAAAAAAGATGATCCTGTTCAAGTTCCCTCAAAAACTCCCCTTAGATAACAAGCAATCAAAACGAGTTCCAATTAGCACAAAGGGCAAAGAGAAAGAAGATGCTTCAAACAAATTTGTTTATGGAGGTTTAAATGAGTTGCCAAATGGACACATAGGAAAAATGCTGGTTTACAAAAGTGGAGCAATCAAGCTCAAGCTTGGTGACATCATCTTCGAT GTTTCATCTGGTGTACTTGATGAATGTGCTCAAGATGTTGCATTGATGAATGTTAGAAGCAAGGATTGTTGTGTGGTTGGACAAGTTGATAAACAAGCCGTTATAGTTCCTGATTTGGATTCCATCTTGGACAACATTGCCAAGCAGTAA
- the LOC111889946 gene encoding uncharacterized protein LOC111889946, translating into MWRSFGQGAGGPMGGGGGGGGGGIMKTFHKAVSAGTGGRGSSQESFSRCATTHYSSNTTTSPTSRPSYKPSSSDYNSNTYSSSSVNQLNRNRANSISPTTGEEYDGVNGFYDDYVFCTVPSMDEVHDAVSSLQQVIDPPELDWIEPSRSMLQSPGYESVYDAFHLLQTEPSVKRMVISLASDNSVWDAVMNNEVVRELRDSVYEANKSIIPGEIEGCDDSFPVSGILNWIFINIKAKAMEIFEKITEMMNSLFQSPRNDRKKATDEDAAMEESFEKKLTSSFLLSVMVLLIVVVSRANK; encoded by the exons ATGTGGAGGTCATTCGGGCAGGGAGCTGGCGGACCAATGGgcggaggtggcggcggcggcgGCGGAGGGATAATGAAGACGTTTCACAAAGCCGTTTCGGCCGGCACCGGTGGCCGTGGCTCATCCCAAGAATCCTTTTCTCGCTGCGCCACCACTCATTATAGCAGCAACACCACTACCTCTCCCACATCAAGACCCAGTTATAAACCTTCCTCATCTGATTATAATTCCAATACCTATTCTTCTTCCTCCGTGAACCAGCTTAACAGGAACAGGGCCAACTCAATATCTCCGACGACCGGTGAGGAATATGATGGTGTAAATGGATTTTATGATGATTATGTTTTTTGTACTGTTCCATCCATGGATGAAGTTCATGATGCGGTCTCTTCTCTTCAACA GGTTATTGATCCTCCGGAGTTGGACTGGATTGAGCCCTCAAGAAGTATGCTACAGTCTCCTGGTTATGAAAGTGTTTATGATGCTTTCCATTTACTACAAACCGAGCCTTCTGTTAAG AGAATGGTGATTTCGTTGGCATCTGATAATTCCGTTTGGGACGCTGTTATGAACAATGAGGTGGTTCGTGAGCTTAGAGATTCAGTCTATGAAG CCAACAAGAGTATTATTCCAGGGGAGATTGAAGGTTGTGATGACTCATTTCCAGTTTCTGGTATTCTAAATTGGATCTTTATCAACATCAAGGCAAAAGCCATGGAAATATTTGAGAAAATCACAGAGATGATGAACAGCTTGTTCCAGTCTCCAAGAAATGACAGGAAGAAGGCCACAGATGAAGATGCAGCCATGGAAGAATCCTTTGAGAAAAAACTAACAAGTTCTTTCTTGCTTTCAGTTATGGTACTTCTGATTGTAGTTGTGAGCAGAGCCAACAAGTGA